The sequence CCTTCGTCAACCAGGCGCTCGATGCGGCGCAGGCCAAGGCGGAAGCTGCCGGCGACCCGACCGTGCAGCATGCCGGCCTCGCATCGGCGCTGCTGGACGGCAAGGACATGGCCGAGCCGGCGGTGGAACCCAAGAAGCTGCTGCTCGACGGCCAGTCCGAAGCGGTGGGCAAGCTTGCCGCCGAGCGGCAAGCATTGCCGGCCGAGCTCGCCGCCGGGGCGCAGGATGCCAAGGCCGATTTCGGCCAGATGCTCGAACAGCGCATGCAGGTCGATGCCGGTACGGCGCGCCAGCAGATCACCGTGCCCGGCCTGCGCGTCGAATCGCCGCGCTCGCAGGCAGCGGAGCAGTCCAAGGCGATGTTCGCGGTCCATCACCCGGTCGGCGCCGAAGGCTGGGACCGCGCGGTCGGCCACAAGGTGGTGATGATGGTCAGCAATCAGCAGCAGGAGGTGGAGATGCAGCTCAATCCGCCGAACCTGGGTCCGCTCGAGGTCAAGCTCACGCTGAACCAGGACCAGGCCAGCCTGACCTTCGTGGCGGCCAGCGCGCCGGTGCGCGAGGCCTTGCAGGCGTCGCTGCCGAAGCTTGGCGAGATGCTGGCCGAGAGCGGCATCCAGCTGGCCCAGGCCGACGTTCAATCGCAAGGCAACCAGGCCGGCGCGCAGCGCGACGGCCAGCCGGGCCGCGACGGCCGGCGCGAACGCGGCGATGCGCTCGGCCAGGTCGAAAACGGCGGCGCGCCGCCGCCGGGATGGCGGGCGAGGGTGCTGAGCGGCGCTCCCGGCAACGTGAATCTATT is a genomic window of Chitinimonas koreensis containing:
- a CDS encoding flagellar hook-length control protein FliK; protein product: MATTASTNSLLLNLSANTAKSASRASDGPDVAFEDTLGRQMQTQSQIQSQANARDAAARRESVAPREPAPTRQSEPARQPERTPDKARPAQETPGKDAAQAERQPSEAAAGEQAKAADEPDGKSAKPGQDEDAEQAAELAAAAQAGGSALIAQLQAFVNQALDAAQAKAEAAGDPTVQHAGLASALLDGKDMAEPAVEPKKLLLDGQSEAVGKLAAERQALPAELAAGAQDAKADFGQMLEQRMQVDAGTARQQITVPGLRVESPRSQAAEQSKAMFAVHHPVGAEGWDRAVGHKVVMMVSNQQQEVEMQLNPPNLGPLEVKLTLNQDQASLTFVAASAPVREALQASLPKLGEMLAESGIQLAQADVQSQGNQAGAQRDGQPGRDGRRERGDALGQVENGGAPPPGWRARVLSGAPGNVNLFI